The genomic window CTTGGTAGAAATATCAAACTTCTCAGAAGACGACAGTTGCGGCTCCTgcaaaaaatacatttaaatcAACTTTGTGTAAGTTAATAtgctataaataaaataattaatgagaaTCTCAGCCTTGTATATAACTGATGCAATACTTGAGCATATTGTTGCGAAGTGGTCCTTGCAAGATCTTGGCCTTTTAGTTCAATCTTTCCAGCTTTAGCCCATTGGATTGTAAAGAGCATAGCATTGAGCAAGCGACCATATGTCAATTTAGGTACATCTTGCATGACTTGGAGGAAACTGTAAGTCAAGGCCTAATTAACCAGCAAAAAACTTTGTTTTCAGTGACAATTCTGTATATTGATTCTAACTGATTTATATCAACCATtagaatagaaaaaaaaatgatgcatAATGCATTACTACTAACCGATTTGCTTGCTGCTTTTCCATCTTTGTCATCACAGGCTGAAATACAAACTGCTATCCCTCCACTTGTGCCTTTGTAACCGGCTCTCCGTTGTCTATGATCTTTCCAACCAAAAGAACCAATCCTGCTTGAACCAAACATACGCTACTAAAGtgtgttttttaataaatcaaGTCATCTTATATAAAATAGCATTAATTCATAATTAACTCACCGGTTCATCTTGCACAAAAATGATAAGTCAAGAACTGTCCCACTAAAGGATGCATCAACGAAGGCATGGAGTTTGGCACCATGAGGTAGAGGCCTAACAATTGTGGCACTGATTTCATCATCGAGTATCATACCCTCGTGTTCATAATCAACAGGACATATTGCTTCATCATACCCATCAACCTCATCCATGTTACGGTCTTTAACCCGTGATCCATGTCCACAGAAGTAAAACACCAACGAGTCCCCTGGTTTGCTGCCCTCAACTAGCCACCTCATGGCCGTTCGCATGTTACTTTTTGTTGGGATTGTGTTTTTCTCCTCTGAATCATCTGCAGGTCATATATAAAAAgtgttaaatatataaatttgcaCTAGTACCAGTATTATCATAAATAATAGTTGAAG from Trifolium pratense cultivar HEN17-A07 linkage group LG1, ARS_RC_1.1, whole genome shotgun sequence includes these protein-coding regions:
- the LOC123906735 gene encoding metacaspase-3-like, whose protein sequence is MHYPPTTYGTPVLSYYPPLRPPSAFGNKRAVLFGISYADTAAPRKLKGSVNKAKLMKQFLIDKLGFPSNSIYMLTDDSEEKNTIPTKSNMRTAMRWLVEGSKPGDSLVFYFCGHGSRVKDRNMDEVDGYDEAICPVDYEHEGMILDDEISATIVRPLPHGAKLHAFVDASFSGTVLDLSFLCKMNRIGSFGWKDHRQRRAGYKGTSGGIAVCISACDDKDGKAASKSALTYSFLQVMQDVPKLTYGRLLNAMLFTIQWAKAGKIELKGQDLARTTSQQYAQEPQLSSSEKFDISTKLFII